The genomic DNA aaaacaaaataaaaaacttatctatggccagttttagttttcattaatgtgtttgtttttgtttcctaccaataaaaaacaaacacaataatgATCATTTTTTTTCAGTTCTATTTCTGTgactttttgtttcttttgtgtCAGTACTGGTCACATTCTTAGCCCAGCCCTGTGAAAGAAATTTAAACTGATCTGAGAGCGGAATAGGATTGTCAAACTTGTCTAACCATTCTCTGCCTCACCCTATATAGGAAGTTGCCTAACCCGATAGACTAGTTAATGAATTACAGAAACTTTCATTTTCCTCTTCTCTTGTCAGCGATGGCGTCCTCAGATCTGAGAGAGGAGCTGGATTGTTCCATCTGCCTGAACATTTATACGGATCCTGTCATGTtgaaatgtggacacaacttctgccttGTCTGCATTGACCGTGTGTTTGATACCCAAGAAGGGTCTGAAGGTTATTCCTGCCCTCAGTGCAGGGAAGAGTTCCAGGAACGGCCTTCACTACACAGAAATATATTTCTGCGTAACATCACACAGAGTTTCCTGTCTACTCCAGCAACTCCAGAGAAGACCGGcatcttctgtacttactgtattcactccTCTGTACCTGCTGTGAAATCCTGCCTGCTTTGTGAGGCTTCTCTATGTGATGACCAtctgagagtccacagcaagtcaccagaacacgtcttatgtgaccccaccaccACCCCGGAGAAAAGGAAATGTGACATCCATAAGAAGGTCTTGGAGTATTACTGCACCAAGGACTCTACTTGTATCTGTATCTCCTGCAGTTTAACTGGAGAACATCAgggacaccaggtggagactctGCAAGAGGCTTCTATGAAGAAGAAGGAGAAACTGATAAGTAGTCTTCAGAAATTGATTACTAAGAGAGGGAAGACCAAAGAGAGAGTTCGAAGTCTGCAGGAACATAGGGAAAGAGTACAAGGAAAGGCAAATGGTGAAGAaaagagagtcactgccctgttcagAGATCTGAGGcaacgtctggaagacctggagaagaaagTCCTGGGTGACATCTCCAGGCAGGTAGAGTGTATCTTAAGCCCAGTCAATGATCTGATCCAGCAGCTGGAATTAAAGATAGACGAACTGTCCACAAAGATGCCTCACTTAGAGGAGCTGTGTGCCATGAAAGATCCATTGAccgtcctacaggaatcagacacaagtgacttgtgtgatactgaggatgaaGATGATAAGGACAGAAAGAGACATgataaactcctccatgatggaggggaccTGGATGTGACCTGGACCACACATATGATCagcacaggtttatctgatataatgACTGGTGTAATTGGGGGGATCTATATACAGAAAGCTGTAGACATATTATTGGATGAGGACACAGCTAATAATTGTGTATGCATCTCATATGATAAGAAGACTGCATCTAGGTCAGGTAACTACCTGGATCGCCCCGATACTGTGGAGAGATTTTCAAATTGTCAAGTTTTAGgcagtcggagtttctcctcagggcGACATTACTGGGAAGTAGATGTCCATAGATCTAATAACTGGAGAATCGGAATGTGTTACATCGGTATGGACAGGGATGGGGATGACTCCTTGATTGGATGTAATGACGTGTCCTGGGGTTTGGACAGGAGGGGTAAAAATTATACGGCAATCCATGACAGTGATGAGACTGAGCTCTCTGACAATATCCCTGGTAACAAAGTCCGggtatatctggattatgaggccggacaGATCTCCTtctatatgtgtgaacccagccgccacctccacaccttcaccgcCACCTTCACGAAGCCCCTCTATGCTGTGTTGGGTGTATGGCATTCATATATATCAATATCTGGAAGGGAGATGTGAAAAATCTGCCTAGACACTGGTGACATCATTCTGAATGGgggaatattgtaaaaaaaaaaaaaattctgatatttTTCCATCTTCCTCCCTCCCTGATCAGTGATTGGCTGTAACCACAGTCCTATACCTTGGGGTCACCAAACCCTATAGCTTTACCCAATGGGAATGGCTTTTGTCACTGACATCATATTTAGCAGCTTTGGTCTTTTGTTTTCAGCAAACCCATAAGCATTACAGGTAATTCAACTTTGTGTGGATGCTGGATGTCAGTGATAATGATCATTGATGTCCTTAACTGGCACAAATTTTCCCAAATCTACAGCCCCCCCATATAGAGCAgggcagtttttttacatttttgggctaTGTTTATGAGCTGGTTTATTTATCAATACTTAAgataacaaatacattttttagggcAAACAAGGCTTTTTAGGTGATAttggcatgatttttttttcatctattattaagtgttcttgcatagcaagaccacttactgttatctcacatatatattattattattgccaaatttaccaccctaactcctcccacagcttttacactacatagacagtaacagtggcgttgctagggggtggcttttggggctatagccccgaatctggggcacatagccccgagtctctgaaggggtccccaaggggaggggagactctctggggaccctgatgtaagtggggaggctctctggggaccctgatgtaagtgggggggctctctggggaccctgatgtaagtgggggggctctctggggaccctgatgtaagtgggggggctctctggggaccctgatgtaagtgggggggctctctggggaccctgatgtaagtggggggctctctggggaccctgatgtaagtgggggctctctggggatatatatacacacacacacacgtatataatatatatgtgtatgcccgcccaagcgtatgactttctttactacactgctatgggctctagccccagatcttttgtagacctagcaacgcccctggacagtaatataccgaaacgtgcggattgtttacgatttgtgtgctattactttgtggaacatttcgccgaatggttcacgaaatatcgtagtttttgcggcaaaattggtcccataggaatgaatggcgaaatgttcaacactagagtgggaagtgacaaaagctgacaaccccattatcagtcaaaacattatgaccacaacatgatccgtcaaaatattatgaccaccccatgaaaaaaaaaataattaaaaaaaaaatcatttttgaaaaaaaaatcttttgaaaaaaaaaaaaaaaaataattaatttttgaaaaaaagaatcatttttgaaaaaaaatgttcagttctTTCAGCTAATGGCTAATGGTGGGACtttaacttttttactactatttatactttttaaaatattaagctttttaacacttttcacagttactcaagccactccacccagttactccgcccactccagttgtagaggcaagaacacttttcacaatttccccagaaattgtagcttttctagttatagtTAAtgcaacaaaagtaaaaaaaaaaaaaaaaaaaattaattcaattaGTTTAGTTAAATAAAAATATGGATACTATAGATAAAAGGTAAACATTTGTTCTAtaatgtataaattattttttaattttcctgtTTAAAATTACACTGAGGGAGGGGCTCTTCACAAAGCCATTTGTCCCAAAaaatctgcatgtacatttgttctgtgtgaattgggaaaaacaaatgttctttaggCTACTTTTTCTTCTGaacgaatgttcttttattatgggtaGTAGTAAAATACAACATTATGCCCCCTGGATGGAGCTGAGGAGTATTAGAAATACAAGCATCTTTTTAACAATGTTACAatgctagagggaattagcaaacaaatgaataaatatacaaatattttcaGCGGGTGAATGGCTCTGCACATTTTTACTAAAATTATGATTATGGTACAGATAAAGCATTGTAAAGTTGCTTACAAATGTAATGAATATTTTCAATTCAACACTAAAAACAATTAACAAAATAAACTAATAAAATCAAATAAAGTTTAAATAGTGAtggttagaaaaatagaaataaaaaaatcagcaggaaaataatagttcAGGAGTTAAGGGAATGAAGAACTAGAATTAGgcaactttcacactggagcggttttcaggcggtattgcgctaaaaataccgcctgaaaaccgcccctaaacagcctccgctgtttgttcagtgtgaaagcccgagggctttcacactgaagcggtgcgcaggcagggcggtgaaaaaagtcctgcaaaccgcttttttggagcggtgaaggagcgatgtattcaccgctcctgcccattgaaatcaatgggacagcgcggctataccgcggtaataccgcggctatagccgcgctgtacgagggattttaaccctttttcggccgccagcgggggttaaaaccgccccgctagtggccgaataccgctgcaagaacgacggtacagcagcgctaaaaatagtgctgttgtaccgccgacgcccccaccgccccagtgtgaaaggggccttagagttggTTAATGAAAACGAAGGGCTAGTAAGGGGTTAAATAGGAACCATTTTATGTTTTAAAAAAGCAAAACGTTTTTGTTTTATTTGTCAAGTTGCTTTTACTGATAGTCAATGAATAAAACAGAGTACATGCAAAATTACCAATGTTActctgtatctctctatctcctgtgtgatcaatgtttataaacaatgttactttatatctctctatctcctgtatgatcaatgtttataaacaatattactttaTATATCTCTATcccccgtctgatcaatgtttataaacagtattactttgtatctctctatccctctgatcaatgtttataaacaatgttactttgtatctatctcccATCTAATCAATGtttgtaaacaatgttactttgtatctcctgtatgatcaatgtttataaacactgttactttatatctctctatcctcgtctgatcaatgtttataaacaatgttactttgtatctctatctcctgtatgatcaatgtttataaacaatgttactttctatctctctatcccccatctgatcaatgtttataaacaatgttactttctatttgcccatcatatgcagacaactgtgcccagcatatgcagacaactgtgcccagcaaatgcagacaactgtgcccagcaaatgcagacaactgtgcccagcaaatgcagacaactgtgcccagcaaatgcagacaactgtgcccagcaaatgcagacaactgtgcccagcaaatgcagacaactgtgcccagcaaatgcagacaactgtgcccagcaaatgcagacaactgtgcccagcaaatgcagacaactgtgcccagcaaaaaaaagccaactgtgcccagcaaaaaaaagccaactgtgcccagcaaaaaaagccaactgtgcccagcaaaaaaaagccaactgtgcccagcaaaaaaaagccaactgtgcccatcatatgcagccacctgtgcccatcatatgcagccaactgtgcccatcatatgcagccaactgtgcccatcatatgcagccaactgtgcccatcatatgcagccaactgtgcccatcatatgcagccaactgtgcccagcaaaaaaagccaactgtgcccagcaaaaaaagccaactgtgcccagcaaaaaaagccaactgtgcccatcacatgcagccacctgtgcccatcatatgcagtcacctgtgcccagcaaaaaagccacctgtgcccatctaatgcagccacctgtgcccatctaatgcagccacctgtgcccatctaatgcagccacctgtgcccatctaatgcagccacctgtgcccatctaatgcagccacctgtgcccatcatatgcagccacctgtgcccatcatatgcagccaactgtgctcatcatatgcagccaactgtgcccatcatatgcagccacctgtgccaatcatattcagccaactgtgcccatcatattcagccaactgtgcccatcatatgcagccaactgtgcccatcatatgcagccaactgtgcccatcatatgcagccaactgtgcccatcatatgcagccacctgtgcccattatatgcagccacctgtgcccatcatatgcagccacctgtgcccatcatatgcagccacctgtgcccatcatatgcagtcaactgtgcccatcatatgcagccaactgtgcccatcatatgcagccaactgtgcccatcatatgcagccaactgtgcccatcatatgcagccaactgtgcccagcaaaaaaagccaactgtgcccagcaaaaaaagccaactgtgcccagcaaaaaaagccaactgtgcccatcatatgcagccacctgtgcccatcatatgcagtcaactgtgcccagcaaaaaagccaactgtgcccatcatatgcagccacctgtgcccatctaatgcagccacctgtgcccatctaatgcagccaactgtgcccatcatatgcagccaactgtgcccatcatatgcagccaactgtgcccatcatatgcagccaactgtgctcatcatatgcagccacctgtgcccatcatatgcagccaactgtgcccagcaaaaaaagccaactgtgcccatcatatgcagccaactgtgcccatcatatgcagccaactttgcccatcatattcagccacctgtgcccatctaatgcagccacctgtgcccagccaataaagccaactgtgcccatcatatgcagccaactgtgcccatctgtgataaccttgcagtaatacattcatgacctgtctgtctcttacctggtctgtgtatcagccttgaggtttgtactctcacacctgcatgcttaagtaatcttccctcagtgtggctccaccctagcctcaacaggaaccactatttaacaccgtattctccaagcctgccttgccatgcaatattgtgtgtttggcttcctgtttgctctaagtttgtctctgttactgatcttggcatgttcccgactattcctgtctgcttgtgaccctgacctttggcgcgttctcgactatccctgtttgcctgtgaccctgacttttggcgtgttctctgttatccttgtctgctagtcgccccgacatttggctatctccttactattccttgctgtcctgggttgctgtttcctctccatcctcctgtagcctccttaggctccccggttccacaaccacaatcggctgccgtatcagctccgcttacagtcgcagCCGCTAACCCTATGCACTTACCGGCTCCGtcccgttactttggggattccaaggcctgcagagggttccttagccagtgtactattcatttcgaactccaaccccaaaacttcaagtctgatcgggcaaaggtagcctatattatttctttcctgtccggcgaggctttagcttgggctgcccctatgtgggagaggaaagacccagtggtttccagcctctctaattttctgaaactcttccggaatatctttgaggaaccaggtcgtgtctcttcagcggccagcgccctcttacgtctccgccaagagtctgcttctatgggacagtatgctcttcgtttccgcatactgacggctgagctgagctggaacaatgaggccttagtcgcaacctttttgcatggcctttctgatagagtgaaggacgaattagcaggaagaaccatccccactgatctggatgaagttatctccctgtgtaaaCAGATAGATATTCGTTTTCAGCAAAGGACCTCAGAAAAGCAACGCCAGCACTCCTCGGTCCTTAGTCAGCCTGAGCTCCCCTCTTTtcgtcctgtggagcatctcctgccaactaagcagctgggccagaccaggccatcccccgaggaacgtgctaggcgcagtactctgggcctgtgtctctgctgtgggggcaaaggtaattttcgtgacacatgctcatttcatccaggaaaagctcgggtaatacatctggaaggtggagtattggacccaggaaagtcatcttctcgtctccttctttcagtgtttcttcatgttggcatttcctcccactcggccttggcttatctggattcgggagcagctggcaactttatggactggaggactacatcttccatgaaccttacccttttacccctcaccactccattggtggtctcagcgattgatggcactgttcttccaggggggtctatccgcttccagacccctcctgttaagatgtcggtagggatactccaccaggagtggatagcctttcttatccttcctaaggtctcaacccctatcgtattggggcttccttggttgcagctccactctccacacattgactggacttctgggcagatcctggcttggggtccctcctgtttatcttcctgcctactcaa from Aquarana catesbeiana isolate 2022-GZ linkage group LG04, ASM4218655v1, whole genome shotgun sequence includes the following:
- the LOC141138981 gene encoding E3 ubiquitin-protein ligase TRIM11-like, whose protein sequence is MNYRNFHFPLLLSAMASSDLREELDCSICLNIYTDPVMLKCGHNFCLVCIDRVFDTQEGSEGYSCPQCREEFQERPSLHRNIFLRNITQSFLSTPATPEKTGIFCTYCIHSSVPAVKSCLLCEASLCDDHLRVHSKSPEHVLCDPTTTPEKRKCDIHKKVLEYYCTKDSTCICISCSLTGEHQGHQVETLQEASMKKKEKLISSLQKLITKRGKTKERVRSLQEHRERVQGKANGEEKRVTALFRDLRQRLEDLEKKVLGDISRQVECILSPVNDLIQQLELKIDELSTKMPHLEELCAMKDPLTVLQESDTSDLCDTEDEDDKDRKRHDKLLHDGGDLDVTWTTHMISTGLSDIMTGVIGGIYIQKAVDILLDEDTANNCVCISYDKKTASRSGNYLDRPDTVERFSNCQVLGSRSFSSGRHYWEVDVHRSNNWRIGMCYIGMDRDGDDSLIGCNDVSWGLDRRGKNYTAIHDSDETELSDNIPGNKVRVYLDYEAGQISFYMCEPSRHLHTFTATFTKPLYAVLGVWHSYISISGREM